In Mobula hypostoma chromosome Y, sMobHyp1.1, whole genome shotgun sequence, one DNA window encodes the following:
- the LOC134341085 gene encoding protein HEXIM1-like, whose product MSGPVISAATDNLMARIGEGERSQSSGGQPLNLAHRSPTVDPGVVPEMQADPSRKSRGRERASDAETELVVPVRGGGSSVEGGGTPAMVGGGGGGGSSGGGGGKRRHRRRPSKKKRRWKPYFKLSWEEKKQLDERESVRAAKTRAEMFAKGFTVAPYNTTQFLMEEHNQEEPDLNTGVCPKRVSKSDETSEEEELDEEDQDSGSDGMGGNGSEFLQRDFSETYEKYHAESLQNMTKQELIREYLELEKCLSRLEDENNRLRCRLEGKKVARGNEVMENKIRELVGEIEKLRAENLQLQEKNEQYKGKN is encoded by the coding sequence ATGAGTGGGCCAGTGATTTCTGCGGCAACTGATAACCTGATGGCCCGGATCGGGGAGGGAGAGCGGAGTCAGAGTTCAGGTGGACAGCCGCTGAATCTGGCACATCGGTCACCAACCGTTGACCCTGGCGTCGTGCCGGAGATGCAGGCCGATCCGAGCCGTAAGAGCAGAGGGCGCGAGCGCGCAAGTGACGCCGAGACTGAGCTTGTCGTCCCAGTGCGAGGAGGCGGTAGCAGCGTCGAAGGAGGAGGAACTCCAGCCATggtaggaggaggagggggaggaggcagCAGCGGAGGAGGTGGTGGCAAAAGGAGGCACCGGAGGCGACCGTCCAAGAAGAAGCGTCGCTGGAAGCCCTACTTCAAGCTATCTTGGGAGGAAAAGAAACAGCTGGATGAGAGGGAGAGCGTACGGGCGGCCAAGACCCGGGCCGAAATGTTCGCGAAAGGTTTCACCGTGGCTCCCTACAACACCACCCAGTTCCTCATGGAGGAACACAACCAGGAGGAGCCCGACCTCAACACCGGCGTCTGCCCTAAACGTGTCAGCAAGTCGGATGAGACGAGCGAGGAGGAAGAGCTGGATGAGGAAGATCAGGATAGCGGCAGCGATGGCATGGGAGGCAACGGCAGCGAATTCCTGCAGAGAGACTTCTCCGAGACTTACGAGAAGTATCACGCAGAGAGCCTACAGAATATGACCAAGCAGGAGCTGATTCGGGAATACCTGGAGCTGGAGAAGTGCCTGTCCAGGCTGGAAGATGAGAACAACCGGCTACGGTGTCGCTTGGAAGGGAAGAAAGTGGCCCGGGGTAACGAGGTGATGGAAAACAAGATCAGAGAACTGGTTGGAGAGATTGAGAAACTGAGAGCCGAAAACCTCCAGCTGCAGGAAAAAAACGAACAATATAAAGGAAAAAATTGA